From the Meriones unguiculatus strain TT.TT164.6M chromosome 12, Bangor_MerUng_6.1, whole genome shotgun sequence genome, one window contains:
- the Lrrc19 gene encoding leucine-rich repeat-containing protein 19 isoform X1: MKATHFTTFFWLFFMLLLSDKSQASQPEVKWNFTRRNYALIPEVISNNVTILDLSYNQITLNASDIRVLQMYSLLTELYLMENNITVLYNSSFSNLFKLEILNICGNSISAIQQSSFAGLNELKQLYLCQNKILQLNPDIFVPLNNLKVLNLQGNLISHFDAPQLFHLELLTLDGNPWNCTCSLLELQNWLNTSNVTLENESITVCSYPDDLKHYSIKSAPFTTECHSKFISTIAEDLYFQPNMNSPFNSSLSNLTENSEHKPVGKSWALLVGVVVTVMLTSLLIFIAIKCPIWYNILLSYNHHRLEEHEAETYEDGLTRNPSSLSQITDTNSEDTTVIFEQLHSFVVDDDGFIEDRYIDINEVHEEK; encoded by the exons ATGAAAGCCACACACTTCACAACCTTCTTCTGGCTCTTCTTCATGCTACTACTATCTGACAAAAGCCAGGCTTCTCAACCA gaaGTCAAATGGAATTTCACCAGAAGGAATTATGCTTTGATTCCAGAGGTTATCAGTAACAATGTTACCATCCTTGATCTCAGTTATAACCAGATCACTCTCAATGCTTCAGACATCAGGGTGCTACAGATGTATTCCTTGCTCACTGAGCTCTACTTGATGGAGAATAACATCACTGTCTTATATAATAGTAGCTTCAGCAATCTCTTCAAACTAGAAATTTTAAATATCTGTGGAAATTCCATCAGTGCAATTCAACAGAGCTCATTTGCTGGCTTAAATGAACTAAAACAGTTATATCTTTGCCAAAACAAAATACTGCAACTGAATCCTGATATATTTGTGCCTCTAAACAATTTGAAAGTTCTGAATCTGCAAGGCAATTTGATAAGTCACTTTGATGCACCACAGTTATTTCATCTGGAATTACTAACTCTGGATGGAAATCCATGGAACTGCACCTGTAGTCTACTTGAATTGCAGAACTGGCTGAACACATCTAACGTGACATTAG AAAACGAGAGCATCACCGTGTGTAGCTATCCAGATGACCTAAAGCACTACAGTATCAAGTCAGCACCCTTTACAACTGAATGCCACTCTAAATTTATTTCCACTATAGCTGAAGACCTTTATTTCCAACCCAATATGAATTCACCTTTTAATAGCTCTTTAAGCAACTTAACAGAGAACTCAG AACATAAGCCTGTTGGAAAAAGCTGGGCTTTGCTTGTTGGTGTTGTCGTCACTGTAATGCTAACTTCACTACTCATCTTTATTGCTATCAAGTGCCCAATTTGGTACAATATTCTGCTTAGCTACAATCACCATCGCCTGGAAGAGCATGAAGCAGAAACCTATGAAGATGGTCTTACAAGAAACCCAAGTTCTCTTTCACAGATAACAGATACAAACTCTGAAGACACCACAGTAATCTTTGAACAGCTGCATTCATTTGTGGTAGATGATGATGGGTTTATTGAAGACAGATATATAGATATCAATGAGGTACATGAGGAAAAGTAA
- the Lrrc19 gene encoding leucine-rich repeat-containing protein 19 isoform X2 encodes MYSLLTELYLMENNITVLYNSSFSNLFKLEILNICGNSISAIQQSSFAGLNELKQLYLCQNKILQLNPDIFVPLNNLKVLNLQGNLISHFDAPQLFHLELLTLDGNPWNCTCSLLELQNWLNTSNVTLENESITVCSYPDDLKHYSIKSAPFTTECHSKFISTIAEDLYFQPNMNSPFNSSLSNLTENSEHKPVGKSWALLVGVVVTVMLTSLLIFIAIKCPIWYNILLSYNHHRLEEHEAETYEDGLTRNPSSLSQITDTNSEDTTVIFEQLHSFVVDDDGFIEDRYIDINEVHEEK; translated from the exons ATGTATTCCTTGCTCACTGAGCTCTACTTGATGGAGAATAACATCACTGTCTTATATAATAGTAGCTTCAGCAATCTCTTCAAACTAGAAATTTTAAATATCTGTGGAAATTCCATCAGTGCAATTCAACAGAGCTCATTTGCTGGCTTAAATGAACTAAAACAGTTATATCTTTGCCAAAACAAAATACTGCAACTGAATCCTGATATATTTGTGCCTCTAAACAATTTGAAAGTTCTGAATCTGCAAGGCAATTTGATAAGTCACTTTGATGCACCACAGTTATTTCATCTGGAATTACTAACTCTGGATGGAAATCCATGGAACTGCACCTGTAGTCTACTTGAATTGCAGAACTGGCTGAACACATCTAACGTGACATTAG AAAACGAGAGCATCACCGTGTGTAGCTATCCAGATGACCTAAAGCACTACAGTATCAAGTCAGCACCCTTTACAACTGAATGCCACTCTAAATTTATTTCCACTATAGCTGAAGACCTTTATTTCCAACCCAATATGAATTCACCTTTTAATAGCTCTTTAAGCAACTTAACAGAGAACTCAG AACATAAGCCTGTTGGAAAAAGCTGGGCTTTGCTTGTTGGTGTTGTCGTCACTGTAATGCTAACTTCACTACTCATCTTTATTGCTATCAAGTGCCCAATTTGGTACAATATTCTGCTTAGCTACAATCACCATCGCCTGGAAGAGCATGAAGCAGAAACCTATGAAGATGGTCTTACAAGAAACCCAAGTTCTCTTTCACAGATAACAGATACAAACTCTGAAGACACCACAGTAATCTTTGAACAGCTGCATTCATTTGTGGTAGATGATGATGGGTTTATTGAAGACAGATATATAGATATCAATGAGGTACATGAGGAAAAGTAA